The following are encoded together in the Tripterygium wilfordii isolate XIE 37 chromosome 18, ASM1340144v1, whole genome shotgun sequence genome:
- the LOC119984313 gene encoding non-specific lipid-transfer protein A-like, giving the protein MKGGAVILIVVVAMAHFMVKPGEAVVSCGQVESSLGACMQYLISGNNLTPACCEGVKNLKAITPTTADRQTACNCLKQAAAKFPNIIPDAASSLPQKCGVDTSIPISKNIDCTKVN; this is encoded by the exons atgaaggGTGGTGCAGTTATATTGATTGTTGTGGTAGCCATGGCTCACTTCATGGTGAAGCCAGGAGAGGCAGTGGTGAGTTGTGGACAAGTGGAGTCATCATTGGGTGCATGCATGCAGTATCTCATTTCAGGCAACAATCTTACACCGGCTTGTTGTGAAGGAGTGAAGAATTTGAAGGCAATTACTCCGACCACCGCGGACCGACAAACGGCGTGCAACTGCCTCAAACAAGCTGCAGCTAAATTCCCAAACATAATCCCAGATGcagcctcctctcttcctcagAAATGTGGGGTTGACACCAGCATTCCCATCTCCAAGAACATCGACTGCACCAA GGTTAACTGA
- the LOC119984763 gene encoding ethylene-responsive transcription factor 2-like, with the protein MNNMSDSPELDFGVGASEFFLSDNFFPTPPTTFEELNNYNVTTTADDFLYDDFVPLQLECSEINVMYSDTSAVATWEDNIVPLEACAVERIQSTSTEMPENVVAEHDDVLNVKKARAPSKHGRYRGVRRRPWGTFAAEIRVAKKKGSRSWIGTYETPEDAALAYDKAAFKMRGSKAKLNFPHLLGSEGYEPTRVTYKRRWMKPSVTSSHSSSSAVQTESQSRRNAESKSRRLNQIASAASAMLEKLKQIINV; encoded by the coding sequence ATGAATAATATGAGTGATAGTCCAGAGCTAGACTTCGGTGTGGGTGCCTCGGAATTCTTCCTCTCAGACAATTTCTTCCCAACTCCTCCGACCACCTTCGAGGAGCTTAACAATTACAACGTCACCACCACCGCGGATGATTTTTTATACGACGATTTTGTGCCATTACAACTTGAATGTTCAGAAATCAACGTCATGTACAGTGATACCAGCGCTGTTGCTACTTGGGAAGATAATATAGTGCCATTAGAAGCATGTGCGGTGGAGCGGATTCAATCAACGTCGACGGAGATGCCGGAAAATGTAGTAGCCGAGCATGATGATGTTCTAAACGTGAAGAAGGCTCGCGCACCATCGAAACATGGAAGATATAGAGGAGTGCGAAGAAGGCCGTGGGGGACCTTCGCAGCGGAGATTAGGGTCGCGAAGAAGAAGGGCAGTAGAAGTTGGATCGGGACCTACGAGACACCCGAGGATGCGGCTCTGGCTTATGACAAAGCCGCCTTCAAAATGCGCGGCTCGAAAGCGAAGCTCAATTTCCCACATTTGCTTGGCTCAGAAGGATATGAGCCAACAAGAGTGACGTATAAGCGTCGTTGGATGAAGCCTTCCGTGACGTCGTCGCACTCATCTTCTTCAGCAGTACAGACTGAATCTCAATCGCGGAGGAATGCTGAATCTAAATCACGGAGGTTGAATCAAATAGCCTCGGCGGCTTCAGCCATGCTAGAGAAGCTAAAACAAATTATCAATGTATGA
- the LOC119984311 gene encoding ethylene-responsive transcription factor 13-like yields MCGRADSITSTEMAENVVAETDYVPKMKKARTALKRGRYKGVRRRPWGTYAAEIWNPKENGSRTWIGTYETPDDAALAYDKAAFEMPGSKAKLNFPHLLGSEGYEPTRMTNKRRSMKPSVTSSHSSSSAAQTENDAESQLKPKRMLNQIASAAPATLEKLKQIIHA; encoded by the coding sequence ATGTGCGGCAGAGCAGATTCAATAACGTCGACGGAGATGGCggagaatgtagtagccgaGACTGATTATGTTCCAAAAATGAAGAAGGCTCGCACAGCATTGAAGCGTGGAAGATATAAAGGCGTGCGAAGAAGGCCATGGGGGACCTACGCGGCGGAGATTTGGAACCCGAAGGAGAACGGCAGTAGAACTTGGATCGGGACCTACGAGACTCCTGACGATGCGGCTCTGGCTTATGACAAAGCCGCTTTCGAAATGCCTGGCTCGAAAGCTAAGCTCAATTTCCCACATTTGCTTGGCTCAGAAGGATATGAGCCAACAAGAATGACGAATAAGCGCCGTTCGATGAAGCCTTCCGTGACGTCGTCTCATTCATCTTCTTCAGCAGCGCAGACCGAGAATGATGCTGAATCTCAATTGAAGCCGAAGCGGATGTTGAACCAAATAGCCTCAGCGGCTCCAGCCACGTTGGAGAAGCTAAAACAAATTATCCATGCATGA